From Humisphaera borealis, the proteins below share one genomic window:
- a CDS encoding polysaccharide pyruvyl transferase family protein: MLTRRTFLKASGLALGAATLPLRAVTPKLQKTVLLQCGWATKNIGDIGHTPGTLRFLEQHIPQAKLILWAANTNKAVDEMLMKRFPKLEIVKGSIAGKDGVVADAIKRSDFFLRGPGMGQSTDFMIHCGKTGKPWGLQGQSYFPDMVTGPGGAERIALLNQAAFIYCRDSKTLKMLQEVGVKPPVLEWGPDGCFGIDVRDEDRALARMKKHGLEPKKFITIQLRTHSPSIPGVDDNRPQKLNPLHPTPQNIADDTRRAKVYQDLIAMWVKQTGWKVVIAPEVNKEMEYNKKFIYDPLPDDLKKHVVNFDEFWNADEACSFYARAHTVICHEPHTPIMALAVGTPMMHTFSEFHSPKCWMFKDIGLADWAPEFDATPAEKMFEILMGIHKDYPAAEAKVKKAMAFVEARAAAQMGVLKGVIGA, translated from the coding sequence ATGCTCACCCGCCGCACCTTCCTCAAAGCGTCCGGACTTGCCCTCGGTGCCGCCACTTTGCCGCTGCGCGCCGTCACCCCCAAGCTGCAGAAGACCGTCCTGCTGCAATGCGGCTGGGCGACCAAGAACATCGGCGACATCGGGCATACCCCCGGCACGCTGCGCTTTCTCGAACAGCACATTCCCCAGGCAAAACTGATCCTCTGGGCCGCCAACACCAACAAGGCGGTCGATGAGATGCTGATGAAGCGCTTCCCCAAGCTGGAGATCGTCAAAGGGTCGATCGCCGGCAAGGACGGCGTGGTCGCCGATGCCATCAAGCGGTCCGACTTCTTCTTGCGCGGGCCGGGGATGGGCCAGAGCACCGATTTCATGATCCACTGCGGCAAGACCGGCAAGCCGTGGGGCCTTCAGGGCCAGTCCTACTTCCCCGACATGGTCACCGGTCCCGGCGGGGCGGAGCGCATCGCGCTGCTCAACCAGGCCGCGTTCATCTACTGCCGCGACTCCAAGACCCTCAAGATGCTTCAGGAGGTTGGCGTCAAACCGCCGGTGCTCGAGTGGGGCCCCGACGGCTGCTTCGGCATCGACGTCCGCGACGAAGACCGCGCGCTCGCCCGGATGAAGAAGCACGGCTTGGAACCCAAAAAGTTCATCACGATCCAGCTCCGCACGCATTCCCCTTCCATCCCCGGCGTGGACGACAACCGACCGCAGAAGCTCAACCCACTCCACCCCACGCCGCAGAACATCGCCGACGACACGCGGCGAGCGAAGGTCTACCAGGACCTGATCGCGATGTGGGTGAAGCAGACCGGCTGGAAGGTGGTCATCGCGCCGGAGGTGAACAAGGAGATGGAGTACAACAAGAAGTTCATCTACGACCCGCTGCCCGACGACCTGAAGAAGCACGTGGTCAACTTCGACGAGTTCTGGAACGCCGACGAGGCCTGCTCGTTCTACGCCCGCGCGCACACCGTCATCTGCCACGAGCCGCACACGCCGATCATGGCGCTGGCGGTCGGCACGCCGATGATGCACACGTTCTCCGAGTTCCACTCGCCCAAGTGCTGGATGTTCAAGGACATCGGCCTGGCGGACTGGGCCCCCGAGTTCGACGCCACGCCGGCCGAGAAGATGTTCGAAATCCTCATGGGCATCCACAAGGATTACCCCGCCGCCGAGGCGAAGGTGAAGAAGGCGATGGCGTTCGTCGAGGCGCGGGCGGCGGCGCAGATGGGTGTACTCAAGGGCGTCATCGGGGCCTGA